From Halapricum desulfuricans, a single genomic window includes:
- a CDS encoding Eco57I restriction-modification methylase domain-containing protein: MREELNYPDQLQPFSVSDDLLTDILDDSSEIEKIDGYQGTPISGVGDVYTPKSLVEFILDSVDYTAENEIEHVKIADLSCGTGSFIKEIVRRLRNRLIKIGYDPDSPEGARQIISTVKNNIYGYDINSLAVWRTSQLILDTLKREIRSADARNPISTLPVYHTNSLNKRTEIASDKFDIIVGNPPYIRHDEISSEEDKIYREKYDSAIGKYDIYLLFFERAIELLDRGGSLGFVTPDRFHQSDYGKNLREIITNRTYIDQIVKIENDPFPVVNAYPCITILQKQDTSFPNYQKNNYLTYCETTSERLNDLRRSLNTDQGRSEFSDCAQIEQSQLGEDSWQFMPPEIQKLRSRIGKDLTRIKQTGIQIRAGIATGADDIFILNESDAQRMSNQVVYPLIRGKNIRKGEINQDLYIFNPYNSNGEVIDLDDYPQVKEYLEYHRPDLQDRYCVREKGKLWYETHDTIKTNLETERRIVTPDLTSHSRFAVAERMISHNTCYSIFYDGDLKTLAAILNSSVFEFILKSSLPEMDSGFWRQMKRDLVDLQVILPTEIDPSVADELADNYDNKRWEKVNSIMYEILGLNGEEVEQIESFIN, translated from the coding sequence ATGAGAGAAGAATTGAATTATCCGGATCAACTACAGCCATTCTCTGTTAGTGACGACCTCCTTACGGATATCTTGGACGACTCTTCTGAGATAGAAAAAATCGATGGTTACCAAGGTACCCCGATCTCAGGAGTTGGAGATGTATACACGCCGAAATCACTTGTTGAGTTTATACTGGATTCGGTAGACTATACTGCTGAAAATGAAATTGAACATGTGAAGATTGCAGACCTATCCTGCGGGACCGGTTCTTTTATAAAAGAAATAGTCAGGAGGCTTCGTAACCGGTTGATTAAGATAGGCTATGATCCAGATAGTCCGGAGGGAGCCCGCCAGATCATTTCAACAGTTAAAAACAATATATACGGGTACGATATTAATTCACTCGCAGTTTGGCGAACTTCCCAACTAATTCTCGACACCCTGAAAAGAGAAATCAGATCAGCAGACGCAAGAAATCCGATTTCAACACTACCGGTTTATCATACCAACTCTCTGAATAAGAGGACAGAGATTGCCTCTGACAAATTTGATATTATCGTTGGGAATCCCCCATATATAAGACATGATGAAATCTCCTCTGAAGAGGACAAAATTTACAGAGAAAAATATGACTCTGCTATTGGAAAATACGATATCTATCTACTTTTCTTTGAAAGAGCTATTGAACTCTTGGATAGAGGTGGCAGCCTTGGCTTCGTAACGCCAGATAGGTTCCACCAATCAGATTATGGTAAAAATCTTAGGGAGATAATTACTAATAGGACATATATAGATCAAATAGTCAAAATAGAGAATGATCCGTTCCCCGTTGTCAATGCATATCCCTGTATAACAATTCTACAAAAACAGGACACTTCCTTCCCCAACTATCAGAAAAACAATTACCTAACTTACTGCGAAACTACAAGTGAACGACTAAACGATTTACGACGTTCTCTCAATACTGATCAAGGACGCTCTGAATTCAGTGACTGTGCTCAAATTGAACAGAGCCAACTTGGCGAAGACAGCTGGCAATTTATGCCTCCAGAGATTCAGAAACTGAGATCTCGGATAGGAAAGGACTTGACCCGTATTAAACAGACGGGGATCCAAATCAGAGCGGGCATAGCTACAGGTGCCGATGATATTTTCATTCTAAATGAATCTGATGCTCAAAGAATGTCTAATCAGGTGGTTTATCCACTAATTAGAGGAAAGAATATCAGAAAGGGCGAAATAAATCAAGATTTGTATATCTTTAACCCATATAATAGCAATGGTGAGGTCATAGATTTAGACGACTATCCTCAGGTAAAGGAATATTTGGAATATCATCGTCCTGATCTCCAAGATAGGTATTGTGTTAGAGAAAAAGGCAAGTTGTGGTATGAAACTCACGATACTATTAAAACAAACCTCGAAACAGAAAGGAGAATTGTCACTCCTGATCTGACTTCACACTCACGATTTGCAGTGGCAGAAAGGATGATCTCACATAACACCTGTTACTCTATCTTCTATGATGGTGATCTGAAGACTTTGGCTGCCATATTAAATAGTAGTGTATTTGAGTTCATACTGAAATCATCTCTGCCTGAAATGGACTCTGGTTTCTGGCGACAAATGAAGAGAGACCTAGTTGACTTACAAGTTATATTGCCAACGGAAATTGATCCGAGCGTAGCAGACGAATTGGCAGACAACTACGACAACAAGCGATGGGAAAAAGTAAACTCAATCATGTATGAGATACTGGGCTTGAATGGTGAGGAAGTCGAACAAATAGAGTCATTTATAAACTAA
- a CDS encoding tyrosine-type recombinase/integrase: MSDALVEALSGVDDSQAVEEILDAFGIETASTDSSHSNQPTLSNLYDRFLRRRQQRSSATRAQYKRTIPVFITFAETHNVDHPGQITTELVDEFVDGLEASFSADATIYTYTKNVRTWLNWLNDRQLCDEAVYNILSKDELGLSPNARDEALPADEATAILEKLRSRRYGTAIHTTTELFWNGGLRLGDGHSLDLCDFYPEENELWIAHRPDTGTRLKNGSEDDDTPGDGERYIELRDEVVEALEHFIKYERPDVTDEYGRQPLFATEYGRACKATLRRWLYKATSCRWQPDGPEKPDCDGSCDPDADVCPLSYYPHAIRRGAIVNHLSGGLRQDLASQRFDVSVSVIKKHYDPRTKHQRKEDRAEAVRKCWGD, translated from the coding sequence ATGTCCGACGCGTTGGTTGAGGCACTGTCCGGGGTTGATGACTCTCAGGCTGTCGAGGAGATACTCGATGCCTTCGGAATCGAAACGGCATCCACAGACTCCAGTCACTCGAACCAACCAACGTTGTCCAACCTATACGACCGATTCTTGCGTCGTCGCCAACAACGGAGTTCGGCGACACGCGCTCAATACAAGCGCACGATCCCGGTTTTCATCACATTCGCCGAAACCCACAATGTTGATCATCCCGGTCAGATTACGACGGAGCTAGTAGACGAATTCGTCGATGGACTTGAGGCCTCGTTCAGCGCTGATGCCACGATATACACATATACGAAGAACGTCCGGACCTGGCTTAACTGGTTAAACGACCGCCAGCTCTGCGATGAGGCTGTATACAATATCCTCTCCAAAGACGAACTTGGGCTCTCACCGAACGCTCGAGATGAGGCACTACCCGCAGACGAAGCGACAGCAATCCTCGAAAAACTTCGGTCACGACGTTATGGAACAGCGATTCACACGACAACAGAGCTGTTCTGGAACGGGGGCCTCCGACTCGGTGACGGGCACTCGCTCGACCTCTGTGACTTCTATCCAGAGGAGAACGAACTCTGGATCGCTCACCGACCCGACACAGGTACCCGACTGAAGAACGGCTCTGAAGACGACGACACCCCTGGAGACGGGGAACGGTACATCGAACTTAGAGACGAAGTCGTCGAGGCACTCGAACACTTTATCAAATACGAGCGACCGGATGTCACCGACGAGTACGGCCGACAGCCACTGTTCGCCACAGAGTACGGCCGGGCTTGCAAAGCCACGCTACGCCGATGGCTCTACAAAGCAACCAGTTGCCGTTGGCAGCCTGATGGACCGGAAAAACCGGACTGTGATGGAAGCTGTGATCCCGACGCGGACGTCTGCCCTCTGTCGTACTATCCTCATGCGATTCGGCGTGGGGCGATCGTCAATCATCTCAGCGGAGGATTGCGGCAGGACCTTGCTAGCCAGCGCTTCGATGTCAGTGTGTCTGTGATCAAGAAACACTATGACCCACGGACGAAGCACCAGCGCAAGGAAGACCGTGCAGAGGCCGTCAGAAAGTGCTGGGGGGACTAA
- a CDS encoding HalOD1 output domain-containing protein, producing MVRITKRDIAVRDFMTRPPNEITTPIIEAVSEVLETPVETVPPLSDAINIDGLEELITDDPAHDVTVTFAYAGLRVLVHSDRTIFVCPLQNARIARGTNDDTR from the coding sequence ATGGTCCGCATTACAAAGCGTGATATAGCCGTACGTGACTTCATGACTCGGCCTCCGAACGAGATAACGACGCCGATTATAGAGGCTGTGTCTGAAGTGTTGGAGACACCGGTCGAAACAGTCCCGCCACTCTCGGATGCCATTAACATTGATGGATTAGAGGAACTCATAACCGACGATCCCGCCCATGACGTGACGGTGACCTTTGCTTACGCTGGATTGCGCGTACTCGTTCACTCAGACAGGACTATCTTCGTTTGCCCGCTTCAGAATGCTCGAATTGCCCGAGGGACGAATGATGATACCCGATAA
- a CDS encoding recombinase family protein: protein MDKTPIGGLSISIICGAYILLVVWVRLPDNLALLTWTLPLGSIYGTELADPKFGLLARSSTDKNDNSAPRDHQLDAQYSEVDRVDGTIEKEVSVVESAATMDREGVNELLRAARKGEINILSAMEVDRITRAPVFEAHKFYNKLRNLDCKIYAGSIGYVDWDDINDVHNLLNQTVFARKWFLRLKEGAKGSVEQSLSEGKYPFGNSNTPFGFHTDSDHNIHVKESEREIIYRAFKTFLRTKNRSETLRRINEKRRKEDDDELSDTNLKSLLESRLCVGQLDYKGHVVSTKPEIQVVDIETFRRAQNILQQRRGGEDHPDFPQFINRAVDRYGLDYLHDILGSLSACRECNGELSPNGGEKLMGHWLQTYDCDSCGHQGPLLTEKEIQELHQTAALSCPKCQSVERFDVSEADWKERYCYSCGVCGFEFYSGTSPHKIKRGFEDSVTRFDIDLSLMEKLNSDDSDPEESRRQETLSGFGTS, encoded by the coding sequence ATGGACAAGACACCCATAGGTGGTTTGTCCATCTCTATTATATGTGGTGCATATATTCTGTTAGTGGTCTGGGTGCGTCTACCAGACAACCTGGCGCTGTTGACCTGGACTCTTCCCCTCGGAAGCATCTACGGAACTGAGCTTGCAGACCCAAAATTTGGGCTACTCGCGAGAAGTAGCACAGATAAAAACGACAATAGTGCGCCACGTGACCACCAATTAGACGCGCAATACTCTGAGGTTGATCGAGTAGATGGAACGATCGAAAAAGAAGTTAGTGTAGTAGAGTCAGCCGCTACGATGGACCGAGAGGGGGTGAATGAGCTACTGAGGGCCGCACGCAAAGGAGAGATCAATATTCTCTCCGCTATGGAAGTAGACAGAATTACGCGAGCGCCTGTGTTTGAAGCTCATAAGTTTTACAATAAGCTACGGAACTTGGATTGCAAGATCTACGCTGGGTCAATAGGCTATGTAGACTGGGACGATATCAACGATGTACATAACCTATTGAACCAGACAGTATTTGCTCGGAAGTGGTTCCTGAGATTAAAGGAAGGAGCAAAAGGATCTGTTGAACAGAGTTTGTCAGAGGGAAAATACCCATTCGGTAATAGTAATACGCCGTTTGGTTTCCACACTGATTCCGACCACAATATCCATGTGAAAGAGAGTGAACGAGAGATCATCTACCGGGCGTTCAAAACGTTCTTGCGCACAAAAAATCGAAGTGAAACGCTCCGGAGAATAAATGAAAAACGAAGGAAAGAAGACGACGATGAACTCAGTGACACTAATCTGAAATCACTGCTTGAAAGCCGGCTGTGTGTCGGACAACTCGATTACAAAGGACACGTCGTCTCGACAAAACCAGAAATCCAGGTGGTGGACATAGAGACTTTCCGTCGAGCGCAAAACATCCTCCAACAACGTCGAGGTGGCGAGGATCACCCCGATTTTCCTCAGTTTATTAACCGTGCTGTAGACCGGTACGGGCTTGACTACCTCCACGACATCCTCGGTAGCCTCTCAGCCTGTCGAGAGTGTAACGGAGAGCTTAGTCCAAATGGTGGTGAGAAATTAATGGGACACTGGTTACAGACCTACGATTGCGATAGCTGTGGACACCAGGGACCTTTGTTGACCGAAAAGGAGATCCAAGAGCTTCACCAGACTGCGGCTCTCTCTTGCCCTAAGTGCCAGTCAGTAGAACGGTTCGACGTTAGTGAAGCTGACTGGAAGGAGAGGTATTGCTACAGTTGCGGAGTCTGTGGATTCGAATTCTATAGCGGAACAAGTCCTCACAAAATAAAACGCGGATTTGAGGATTCAGTCACTCGATTTGACATTGATCTGAGTCTGATGGAGAAACTGAATTCTGACGATTCTGATCCAGAGGAGAGCCGTAGACAAGAAACACTGTCAGGATTCGGGACTTCGTAG
- a CDS encoding recombinase family protein: protein MPEVAFRLNERDITTKSGDSWTRQAVRVILANEIYVGKYKVAQFEEEVPEYRIIPDQLFDDVAQVRYRFQNSKPRMKRDRKERKAERVLKAYQGNGDINDEF from the coding sequence ATGCCAGAGGTTGCCTTTCGACTAAATGAGCGTGACATTACGACAAAGAGTGGAGATTCTTGGACTCGCCAAGCAGTACGAGTGATTCTGGCCAACGAGATCTACGTTGGGAAGTACAAAGTGGCTCAGTTCGAAGAAGAGGTTCCAGAGTACCGAATAATTCCAGACCAGTTATTTGACGACGTTGCCCAAGTCAGGTACCGGTTCCAAAATTCCAAGCCGCGAATGAAACGTGACCGGAAAGAGAGGAAAGCAGAGCGCGTCTTGAAAGCGTATCAGGGTAACGGGGATATTAATGACGAATTCTGA
- a CDS encoding recombinase family protein has translation MSTIPSVRPDDSETELDQASNDELDAAIYVRTSSSSQRFGYSIDEQIRRCWERCDSAGWTVKYVFSDEAESGRNTERPQFQQMLQRAEEKVIDVVVFWKLDRFCRSLTDLVNVEERLNEWGVALHSVTEHIDTTSPVGRFNFRNLASAAELESDLTSQRAKMGMYGLAQTHRWPNENPPLGL, from the coding sequence ATGAGTACGATTCCCTCAGTGAGACCAGATGACTCAGAGACTGAGTTAGATCAGGCCAGCAATGATGAGTTGGACGCTGCAATCTATGTGAGAACCTCTTCGTCGTCTCAACGATTCGGTTATTCAATTGATGAGCAAATTCGACGATGCTGGGAACGTTGCGACTCAGCAGGATGGACTGTCAAGTACGTGTTCAGTGACGAGGCTGAATCGGGTCGAAATACGGAACGTCCTCAATTTCAGCAGATGCTCCAGAGAGCTGAAGAGAAAGTTATTGACGTCGTAGTATTCTGGAAATTGGACCGGTTCTGCCGGTCACTGACTGACCTTGTTAATGTTGAAGAACGACTCAACGAGTGGGGCGTAGCTTTACACAGTGTCACAGAACACATTGATACCACATCTCCCGTCGGGCGTTTTAATTTCAGAAATTTAGCGTCAGCCGCGGAACTCGAAAGTGACCTCACTAGTCAGCGAGCAAAGATGGGGATGTATGGATTGGCACAAACCCACCGATGGCCAAATGAGAACCCCCCCCTTGGGCTATAA
- a CDS encoding CRISPR-associated protein Cas4, which produces MADKEGRVTRNSTNDDSEGSNTSPQLSVEQLLASLSGDRFRDWYRERQYRQNIENGTPFFNGPASVPDSERHSPSRLLKCHRKVVYQQCNAPEETSDPDGIFWFGTRFEEDLAFPFLERAITNADTYVQNSVWVDFRVETKGVELQIKGETDPLIVDADATPILPTEIKTKSSVEHTSEPNRSHRAQLHAYMAGLSEKFGVDLTDGVVMYGSRKTMDVKIFHVEFDEEFWEDVVLEWAADHTHYRLTEELPPAEPENDWECKFCSFRERCGKGDSNHKDLGTDGFLPNFADYPREKVVRYLESNPDALLTPVLAEKYPDVADEYGVCTFQCPGCASSFEWDSIGRQDRVGRSRPVCPVCAEDDSLRELQISPHEQRGSSNEEKGVTGEGA; this is translated from the coding sequence ATGGCAGACAAAGAAGGGCGTGTCACGCGAAACTCGACCAACGATGATAGCGAAGGGTCCAACACCTCTCCCCAATTATCGGTCGAACAACTACTCGCATCCCTCTCTGGTGATCGATTCCGCGACTGGTATCGTGAACGACAGTACCGACAGAACATCGAAAACGGAACTCCATTCTTCAACGGCCCAGCATCTGTTCCCGATTCCGAACGACACAGTCCGAGCAGGCTCCTCAAGTGCCATCGGAAAGTAGTCTATCAGCAATGCAACGCACCCGAAGAAACGTCCGATCCAGACGGTATCTTCTGGTTCGGGACACGGTTCGAGGAAGATCTCGCGTTCCCATTCTTGGAGCGCGCGATCACTAATGCGGACACGTACGTTCAGAACTCTGTCTGGGTAGACTTTCGAGTGGAAACTAAGGGGGTCGAATTACAGATCAAGGGAGAAACAGACCCACTAATCGTTGATGCAGACGCCACCCCGATCCTCCCGACAGAGATCAAGACGAAATCGTCCGTAGAGCATACGTCGGAACCGAATCGATCGCATCGTGCTCAACTACACGCGTACATGGCGGGCCTCTCGGAGAAGTTCGGTGTTGATCTGACTGATGGTGTTGTAATGTACGGGAGCAGGAAAACAATGGACGTGAAGATATTTCACGTCGAATTCGACGAAGAATTCTGGGAAGACGTAGTCCTAGAGTGGGCAGCTGACCACACCCATTACCGCCTTACAGAGGAACTGCCTCCTGCGGAACCTGAGAATGATTGGGAATGTAAATTCTGCTCGTTCCGGGAGCGGTGTGGAAAAGGAGACTCAAATCACAAAGATCTCGGGACGGACGGGTTCCTCCCCAACTTCGCTGATTATCCGCGTGAGAAGGTTGTTCGGTACTTAGAATCAAACCCTGATGCTCTGTTGACGCCTGTCTTGGCCGAAAAATATCCAGACGTAGCTGATGAGTACGGGGTTTGTACGTTTCAATGCCCAGGCTGTGCTTCGTCTTTTGAGTGGGATTCTATTGGCAGACAGGATAGAGTTGGCAGGTCACGACCGGTTTGCCCGGTCTGTGCAGAAGACGATTCCCTGAGGGAACTCCAGATTTCACCGCATGAACAGCGCGGATCGTCTAATGAAGAAAAGGGAGTGACAGGTGAAGGGGCATGA
- a CDS encoding 6-pyruvoyl trahydropterin synthase family protein: MPGRVGSKKQTRTTTDRMQEERTLVVGRDRPIRISSGHRIQHHDGKCSRPHGHNYEIVVEVTGTLSEEGWIVDKGDITSVISNWDHRFLLEKGDPLIGAFEESGDSDAVVVLEHPPTAEVMSIVLEERMLEAFPENVSDVSVEVSETGELCATY; encoded by the coding sequence ATGCCTGGGAGAGTCGGATCAAAGAAGCAGACACGCACCACGACAGATCGGATGCAGGAAGAACGAACGCTGGTCGTAGGTCGCGATCGTCCTATTCGGATCAGCAGTGGACACCGCATTCAACACCACGATGGGAAGTGTTCTCGGCCCCATGGCCACAACTACGAGATTGTCGTCGAGGTCACCGGTACTCTCAGTGAAGAAGGGTGGATTGTGGACAAAGGAGATATTACCTCGGTAATATCCAACTGGGATCACCGATTCCTTCTGGAGAAGGGAGATCCTCTTATCGGGGCGTTCGAAGAGAGTGGTGACAGTGACGCAGTTGTCGTGTTAGAACACCCGCCAACTGCCGAGGTGATGAGCATCGTTCTCGAAGAACGGATGCTCGAAGCGTTCCCAGAGAACGTCTCAGATGTGTCCGTCGAAGTGAGTGAAACGGGCGAACTCTGTGCGACATACTGA
- a CDS encoding 7-carboxy-7-deazaguanine synthase QueE, translated as MPVNADTDALDDESSPDSDNALPINELFYSLQGEGKLAGVPTVFVRTSGCNLRCWFCDSYHTSWEPTHAWMDIDDIISDIEDHDANHVVLTGGEPMIHDECVELLDRLGERGYHTTVETNGTIYRDAHIDLASISPKLQSSTPTAECDPKGDGDWAERHEERRIDIDAIAEMVDAYSSQLKFVVTDPEDMAEIEDMIARIREATEKQIQDDDVLLMPEGMTRDELDDTRETVAELAMEYGYRYTPRLHVDLWNDAPGT; from the coding sequence ATGCCAGTCAACGCTGATACCGACGCGCTCGACGACGAATCCTCTCCAGACAGCGACAATGCGCTCCCTATCAACGAGCTCTTCTACTCGTTACAGGGAGAGGGAAAGCTTGCGGGCGTGCCGACAGTCTTCGTCCGGACGAGTGGCTGCAACCTTCGGTGCTGGTTCTGCGACTCCTACCACACCTCCTGGGAACCCACCCACGCGTGGATGGATATCGACGACATCATCAGTGACATCGAGGACCATGACGCCAATCACGTCGTACTCACTGGCGGTGAGCCGATGATCCACGACGAATGCGTGGAACTATTGGACCGCCTCGGAGAACGAGGCTATCACACAACGGTCGAGACGAACGGCACCATCTATCGCGACGCGCATATCGACCTGGCCAGCATCAGCCCGAAACTTCAGAGCAGCACCCCAACTGCCGAATGCGATCCGAAAGGCGACGGTGACTGGGCTGAGCGACACGAAGAACGGCGGATCGACATTGACGCGATCGCCGAAATGGTTGATGCCTATTCGAGCCAGCTCAAGTTCGTTGTCACTGATCCCGAAGACATGGCCGAGATTGAAGACATGATCGCCAGGATTCGGGAGGCGACTGAGAAGCAAATCCAGGACGACGACGTCTTACTGATGCCTGAAGGAATGACCCGCGACGAGTTGGACGACACTCGAGAGACGGTCGCCGAACTCGCGATGGAGTACGGCTACCGCTACACCCCACGACTTCACGTGGACCTCTGGAACGACGCACCTGGTACCTGA
- the folE gene encoding GTP cyclohydrolase I, which yields MSDDTQLDDVTTEEPFPVNTDTDAAIDHEKAQQGVKLLLEAIGEDPEADGLTDTWQRRVPDMLETLSEGSRQREKPTMRAFEATNDDLVVKTGIPLYSLCEHHMLPYRGTAHIAYRPAGEVVGLSKLIRYVRWQSRRLTMQEELTQDIAHGLADELGAESVMVEVSATHMCEAMRGIETETTTTTRATVGSPTNDERERFRDAIARTDNGETL from the coding sequence ATGAGCGACGATACGCAACTCGACGACGTAACGACGGAGGAACCGTTTCCAGTGAACACGGACACCGACGCTGCCATCGACCACGAAAAAGCCCAGCAGGGCGTCAAGCTGCTGCTCGAGGCCATCGGTGAAGATCCTGAAGCCGATGGACTCACCGATACGTGGCAGCGCCGTGTGCCCGACATGCTCGAGACACTGAGCGAGGGGTCACGGCAACGCGAGAAGCCGACCATGCGGGCCTTCGAAGCGACAAACGACGATCTGGTCGTGAAAACTGGAATCCCCCTCTATAGTCTTTGCGAGCACCATATGCTCCCGTACAGGGGGACTGCGCATATCGCCTACCGCCCGGCTGGAGAGGTCGTCGGCCTCTCGAAATTGATCCGCTACGTTCGGTGGCAGTCCCGACGGCTCACGATGCAAGAGGAGCTGACCCAGGACATCGCTCACGGTCTCGCTGACGAGCTCGGAGCCGAGTCCGTGATGGTCGAAGTTTCGGCGACACACATGTGTGAGGCGATGCGCGGTATTGAGACGGAAACGACCACGACCACGCGAGCCACGGTCGGCTCGCCGACGAACGACGAGCGAGAGCGATTCCGCGACGCAATCGCGCGGACCGACAACGGTGAGACGCTATGA
- the queC gene encoding 7-cyano-7-deazaguanine synthase QueC, whose translation MSDQDRAVILVSGGMDSATAVYEAIDRGYEPYFLHTSYGQNTETKELECARALAKEVDAADFLHVETQHLATIGDSSLTDDEMDVEEADMDSEEIPRSYVPFRNSNLLSMAVSYAEAQDCSAIFIGAHSEDFSGYPDCRPEFFEAFQQVIDVGTKPDTEIELIAPFVEWSKTDIAERGLELGVPYEHTWSCYRDEAPACGTCDSCAFRLQAFQNLGERDPIEYAERSSNVE comes from the coding sequence ATGAGTGACCAAGATAGAGCGGTAATTCTGGTATCGGGCGGCATGGACAGTGCGACGGCCGTCTACGAAGCGATCGACCGCGGTTACGAGCCGTACTTCCTGCACACGTCCTACGGGCAGAATACGGAGACCAAGGAACTCGAATGTGCACGCGCACTCGCCAAAGAAGTCGATGCGGCGGACTTTCTCCACGTCGAGACACAGCATCTCGCGACGATCGGCGATTCCAGTCTCACTGACGACGAGATGGACGTCGAAGAAGCCGACATGGACAGCGAAGAGATCCCCCGTTCGTACGTCCCATTCCGGAACTCGAACTTGCTCTCGATGGCCGTCTCTTACGCCGAAGCGCAGGATTGTTCGGCGATATTCATTGGCGCGCATAGCGAGGATTTCTCTGGGTATCCTGATTGTCGCCCAGAGTTCTTTGAGGCGTTCCAGCAGGTCATTGATGTCGGGACGAAACCGGACACCGAAATCGAACTCATTGCTCCGTTCGTCGAGTGGTCAAAGACCGATATCGCGGAGCGCGGACTCGAACTTGGGGTACCATATGAGCACACGTGGAGTTGCTACCGGGACGAGGCGCCAGCGTGCGGAACTTGTGACTCCTGTGCGTTCAGACTGCAAGCGTTCCAGAATCTGGGGGAACGTGACCCGATTGAATACGCAGAGCGCTCATCAAATGTGGAATAG
- a CDS encoding DUF7344 domain-containing protein: MADDNELEDLLSTLYHALRAPRRRFVIEILENTTEDIVTTRELARKTTSMELGVPERQATGESYRNAYNALSQTHLPTLSEAGIIIYDSERQTVMPGANFDLAALLINTNTPTVDVFASLLSGDEKP, translated from the coding sequence ATGGCCGATGACAACGAACTCGAAGACTTGCTTTCTACGCTGTACCACGCTCTGCGTGCACCACGACGTAGGTTTGTTATCGAGATTTTGGAAAATACGACTGAAGATATCGTCACTACTCGCGAACTGGCTCGGAAGACGACCAGTATGGAACTCGGAGTTCCGGAAAGACAAGCGACAGGGGAGTCGTACCGGAACGCGTACAATGCACTCTCGCAGACACATTTACCGACTCTTTCGGAGGCAGGGATCATAATCTATGACTCAGAGCGACAAACAGTGATGCCTGGAGCGAACTTCGACCTTGCAGCACTCCTTATAAATACTAATACTCCAACTGTCGATGTCTTCGCATCCCTACTATCAGGAGATGAAAAGCCATGA
- a CDS encoding winged-helix domain-containing protein produces MRPRIDWMTQADERILEFLREKDIVASPAVIAANIDYTGEYISRRCRKLANAGLLQRVDASNYRVTELGEQFLQGEVVADDISLSDE; encoded by the coding sequence ATGCGACCACGTATAGACTGGATGACTCAAGCCGACGAGCGAATTCTGGAGTTTCTACGAGAGAAAGATATCGTCGCATCACCTGCGGTTATCGCAGCCAACATCGATTACACGGGAGAGTACATCTCTCGACGATGTCGAAAGCTTGCCAATGCTGGCCTTCTACAACGAGTTGATGCCTCAAATTATCGGGTTACCGAACTTGGAGAGCAGTTCTTACAAGGCGAAGTAGTAGCAGATGATATCTCACTCAGTGATGAATGA
- a CDS encoding DUF6884 domain-containing protein gives MSTLLVQSCSKSKKSTTEPVQAIDLYSGYFYKIIKKSRRTGEFAEDIDIAILSAKHGLISPDELIMEYDQRMSKERAEELADEVTEELRELVIDGGYERVVINAGQTYRHALDPEEIPADVSYISGDGIGTKGHALKKFINGNDSILQEAP, from the coding sequence ATGTCCACGCTGCTGGTTCAGTCATGCTCTAAATCCAAAAAATCGACTACTGAACCGGTCCAGGCTATCGATTTGTACTCTGGATACTTCTACAAAATAATCAAGAAGTCGAGACGTACTGGAGAGTTTGCGGAGGACATTGACATTGCAATCCTGTCAGCAAAGCATGGGCTCATCAGCCCAGACGAGCTGATTATGGAGTACGACCAGCGAATGTCGAAAGAGCGTGCAGAGGAACTAGCGGACGAGGTAACTGAAGAACTGCGCGAGTTGGTTATCGACGGCGGATATGAGCGAGTCGTGATTAATGCGGGGCAGACGTATCGCCACGCGTTGGACCCCGAGGAGATTCCAGCAGACGTTTCGTATATCTCTGGAGATGGGATCGGGACGAAGGGGCACGCTCTCAAGAAGTTTATTAATGGGAACGACTCCATCTTGCAGGAGGCCCCGTGA